A stretch of DNA from Mucilaginibacter daejeonensis:
GCGCGCTGGCACTGGCACCTTTTAAAATGCTGATGCTTTCGATATCGGCAGGGTTGATGTCGAGCATACCGTTACCACGTATACGCTGGTCATCCCAGTAGTTATTATTGTTGGTGCCGTTAACACCTTGTTGCTGATCATTGCGAATGATCACACCATCCACCACGTACAACGGTTGGCGATTATCATATAAAGAGTTGATACCACGTATCTGGATGTTGGTGGCGCTACTGGCACCACCTGGTGCCGAGTTGATCTGCACACCGGCCACCTTACCATAAATGGCCGCACCAAAGTTGGTAGCGCCGGCCTGGGTAACCTCTTTGGCGGTAACGGTACCTACTGAGTAACCTAAGGCTTTAGCCTCACGCTTGATGCCTAATGAGGTAACTACTACTTCGTTCAAGCTATTTTTTGATGGGTTCAGTCTTACGCTGAGTGTAGTACGTCCTTCTACCGCTACTTCGGTGCTTTGGTAACCAATGTAAGAGATAACGAGCGTGGCATTGTCTGCAACGGTGAGTTTGAACCTACCGTTACCATCTGTCATGGTGCCTGCACTGCCGTTCTTGGCTTTTACTGATACACCGGCAAGAGGCTGGCCGTTCTCGTCCAGTACGGTACCGTTCACCGTTATGTCGGCAGCGGCGGTTCTCACGTTCTCCACTGCGGAGTTGTTGTGTAACCTAAGGGTATTCTGCGGTGCCGACCGGTTTGCCCAGGCACTCAGTGGGATCGCACTGGTAAGCATGAAGCCCGCTGTTATGAGCATAACAGGGGATGCATATTTACGTGCATTGTTCTTTGAGTAAAGATCGATTTTCATACACAATGATTGGTTTTAGTTTAATGTTGTCGTTAGCAGGAATAGAATAGCGTATTGAAGGGCTACTCATTAGGTATAGGGGGCGGCTTTCATTTTCAGCATGTTTAATAATGACTTAATAAGAGACCGGTAACTGGTAGTGTAAAGGGCTATAGCGATTAGTTTGTGCTCAAAGAAAGCTAAGCCTTTTAAAATCTTTCCCTAAAATAATGTTAATAAAATGTAAAAGTCAAATACTTTTTAAAAAATTTAAAAAGTATTTGACTTTCGGATAAAATAAGTTATCTATGTATATCCATATCACCATGCCCGACCATCGCTTTTTACTTCTCAACGAAAATCAAGGTGTCATCCAATCATTATTCTATAATGATGCATTATCGAGCACTACCATAAGTACCCTAATAGGTAAAAGCATACCTAACGTGAATAAGGTGCTGACCATGCTGGTCAAGGAAGGTTATGTTGAGGAGAATGGTTATGCCATTTCGAGCGGTGGGCGTAAACCCCTTAAATATTCATTGGTCGCTGGTACCCATTTACTGATATCGGTAGCCTTAAGTCAGTATAGTATAAGGATAGTGGCTATAGACATGAAGGGCCGGTTCCTGAACAAGGTCGAGCAGCATGCTATAAATATTACGCAGCTCAAGGCCGAAGAAGTGGTGAGCTATATCAATGATTTTATAGCAAGATCCAGTATTGATAAGACAAAGGTGCTCGGCATAGGCGTCACGATGCCTGGCTTCCTTTCAACTGAGGCGGGTATCAACTACTCATTTCTGCCGGTAGAGGGCCTGTCCTTACGCGAATACCTGCAACAAAATATACAACTACCCATCTTCATCGAGAACGACTCTACCGCGATTGCTTTGGGCGAGCAAAAGTTCGGTGTTGCCCGGCAAGAGAACGATGCTATGGTGATCAACCTGGGTTGGGGCATTGGTTTGGGCATGATCGTTGGGGGTAAGATATTCAGAGGGCATAGCGGTTTAGCAGGAGAATTCAGCCACATACCGCTGGTCAAGAACGGTAAATTGTGTACTTGCGGTAAACGTGGCTGTTTAGAGACCGAATCATCATTGATGGCCATCACCGAAAAGGCGATCATGGAGATGGAGCAGGGAGAGGTTTCCAGCCTGGCCAATTATGCGCAGTTAGATGCCGATACCATCATCAACGAAGCCATTAAAGGCGATACCCTTTCGGTAAAACTGATATCAGAGGCCGCCTATAACGTAGGGCAGGGCATCGCTATATTGATCCACCTGATGGATCCGGCCGTGATCGTGCTTAGCGGTAAGGGGAGTGTGGTAGGCAAACTATGGTTATCGCCTATTCAGCAAGCCATTAATGAGCATTGTATACCGCGTTTGGCTCATGGCACTGAATTAAAGGTGTCGGACCTTAACAGTAAAGCGCAATTACTTGGCGGGGCCGTACTGGTGATCGAAAGTATAGGCGACCTGCTGATCTCCAGGATCAAGGAACTCGAAAAAGACCACCTGTTCGAAGTATGAAAGGCATAATTAAACTTACCGTATTGGCTTGTTGCGCGATGGCATTAGGCCGTGGCAACGCCTTGGCACAAGTGCACGAGATATCAAAAAAGTATCAGGCGCCTGCCGACCCGCAGGTCCAAAAAAAGCTGGCCGAATGGCAGGATCTGAAGTTCGGCCTGTTCATGCACTGGGGTACGTACTCGCAGTGGGGAGTGGTAGAAAGTTGGAGCATTTGCCCCGAAGATGAAGGCTGGACCCAGCGCAAAGGCCCGCACAGTGCCAGCTACAATGACTATGTACAAGCATACGAAGGATTGCAAAAGACCTTCGACCCACAAAAATTCGACCCAACCAAATGGGTAAAGGCTGCCAAGAGTGCGGGAATGAAATATGTGATCTTTACCACTAAGCATCACGATGGATTCTCGATGTTCGATACCAAGCAGACCGATTATAAGATCACCGACCCTAAAACGCCATTCTCTAAAGATCCACGTGCTAACGTGACCAAAGAGATATTCAATGCGTTCCGTAAAGATAACTTTTGGGTGGGCGCTTACTTCTCTAAGCCTGACTGGCACTCGCCTGACTACTGGTGGCCATATTTCCCGCCCAAAGACCGTAACGTGAATTACGACCCGGCCAAGTATCCCGAGCGCTGGAACAACTTCAAGCGATTTACCTACAACCAGATACAGGAACTAATGACCGGTTATGGTAAGGTAGATATCCTTTGGTTAGACGGTGGTTGGGTGCGCCCGCATAAAACGGTGGACCCGAACATCAGTTGGCAGCGCGGGATCAAATTTGATCAGGATATTGATATGCCTAAGATCGCGGCCATGGCCAGGCAGAACCAGCCGGGCCTGTTGGTAGTGGATCGTACCGTTGCGGGTGAATACGAGAACTATACCACCCCTGAGCAGGAAGTGCCTGAAAAGCCGTTGAGCTATCCTTGGGAAAGCTGCATCACTATGGGCAACTCCTGGAGCTACGTACCGGGCGACCATTATAAGTCGACCACTGAGATCATTCAGCTGCTCATCAAGATCGTATCAAGAGGCGGCAACTTGCTCATGAACATTGGCCCCGGTCCTGACGGCGATTGGGACCCTGAGGCCTACAAGCGCCTTGAAGGTATAGGTCAATGGATGAAGATCAACGGCGAAAGTATATATGCCAGCAAACCAGTGGAGCCTTATGCTGATGGCAACTTGTATTATACCCGCTCAAAAAGCGGCAAGATCATTTATGCCCTGCAATTAGGCGCTACTGAAGAAGTAAAGCTTCCTGCCATGATATCTATCAAACTTAACGGAGAGGTAAAAAGGGTATCGTTATTAGGTTCTGCCCAAAAGTTGACGTGGAAGAAAGACAACGGCGGTATCACCATCAGTATACCTGCAGCATTACAAGCCAATAGCGGAGCCAAACAGGCCGCAGTGTTTAAGATCGAGCTAAAGTAACAGAAGATAATGATAGGTCAGATACTGCGGAGCTTGAAAAAATGGGAACAGATGACAGCTAAGCATATCGCTGTTAAAGCTGCATTGATGGTCGTACCATTCACGGCGATCCATTATACAGCAAGTGCTCAGATCACTGAACTTAAAACGGGCTGGAAGTGCGCTCCAATAGCCAATGTCAAGCTGACGGGCGAGGAACTTTCCTCAAAAAGTACCGAACAATTCAATGATTGGCAGCCAGCCGTAGTGCCCGGCACAGTACTCACCACCCTGCTGGCCAATAAAAAAATTCCAGACCCATTTTACGGTCTCAACAACGAGGCCATCAAGGATATCTTTGACACCGGACGCGATCATTACACGTATTGGTTCGTCAAAGCATTTGAAACCGCTCACATTACAGGCAATGATCAAGTATACCTCAATCTGCGTGGGGTGAATTACAGCTGTAATGTGTTCCTGAACGGGCATAAGCTAAACTCGCGTATCCATCAGGGCATGTTCCTTCGTCAGCGCTATAATATCACTTCATTGCTGAATAAAAAGGGAACTAACCGGGTAGCAGTGATCGTTTACCCACCTGATCCGGTAGGCAAACCTAACGGCGGCCAGGGAGGTGATGGCCGTATAGCCAAGAACGTGAGTATCCAATATACTGCCGGTTGGGACTGGATACAGCCCATTCGTGATCGTAATACAGGTATCTGGGATAAGGTCTACCTGGAAAGGACCGGTGCAGTAAGCATCGTAGACCCGCATGTGATAACAATGGTCCCTGGCGTACGCCTGCCGGGCAAAAAGCAAGATCCTGCACAGGTCAAAGTTTCCACCGAACTTCAGAATCCTACCGCTAAGCCAATTCAGGGAACGGTTATATTCACCATGAACGGGCAGAGCGTGACACGTCAGGTCACCCTGTCGGCCAGGTCTTCTATCCCTGTTGAGTTACCGATACTTACCTTGCGCGACCCTAAGCTATGGTGGCCTAACGGTTACGGCGAGCATTATTTGTACGATGCCAAGGTCAGCTTCGTGACCAATGACCATAAGACTTCTGACCAGCACCTGATCAAAGTAGGCGTAAGGCAGATCGATACCCGGTGGAACGACCGCACTCAAAGCAAAGAGGTGTTGGTGAATGGGCAAAAGATATTTATCAAAGGCGGCAACTGGGTCATTTCTGATGCCATGCTCAGACTATCTGAGGCGCGGTACGACGCCGAGGTAAGGTTTCACCGCGATATGAACTTGAACCTGATCAGGGTTTGGGGAGGCGCCATCATGGAACGGCCCGAGTTTTACGACGCCTGCGACCGATATGGCATGCTGGTGTTCCAGGACTTCTGGATATCGGCCGATGCCAACGGTAAATGGCTCGACCCGCTCAAGGCCGACGACCAATGGACCCGTCGCAAGTATCCAGATGACCACCAGTTGTTCCTGCGGTCGGCCGCCGACCAGATCAAAATGATACGTAACCATGCCTCACTGGCCATATGGTGCGGCGGTAACGAGATCACTCCACCGGCCGATATACTGATCCCGCTTCGCGATAGCATATTGCCCAATTTAGATGGCACCCGCTGGTTCGTGGACTATTCCAACTCCGATCAAATGTCATTGAACAATTTGGGCGGTAATGGCGATGGACCCTATAATATACAGCCCATATCGGTGTTTTGGGATCAGCGGACCTATCCCTTCAACTCCGAGGTAGGTTCGGTTGGCATGGGCGATATAGAATCGCTCAAAAGGTTCATTCCTGAAAAGAACCTGGTGATGCCACAATACTCAGAAAAGGAAGGAACCACCAAGACCGACCCGTTGTGGGACTACCACAAATACATTGGCTATGACGGTTTTATTGAACCTTATGGCAAACCTAAGGATGTTGCCGATATGGCCAACAAAGCGCAATTGGTGAACTATGATCAGTATCGCGCATTGATGGAAGGTTTCAGCTCTCATATGTGGGAGTGGTATACCGGCACTGTGATCTGGAAAACGCAGAACCCATGGACCGCCCTGCGGGGGCAAATGTATGATCATGCGCTTGACCCTAATGCCTGTCTGTACGGAACACGCACAGGCAGTGAGCCGCTACACGTGATGTATGATCCGGTAAAGGGCATGGTTGCGGTAGTGAACAATACTTTCGAGGTGAAAAGTGACCTCATGCTGGTGGTGAACACCATTGATGTCAAAGGCGCTGTAACGCCGCTTACACAGGTATTCGTGGAGATGCAGCCTTCGAGCAGCAAGGCATTTTTGCCTATCAAAAATGCGGTTGAAAAGGTGGTCAATGGGGGTGGTGGCTTTTTGCACCTCCAACTTTTAGATGTGAATAAAAAGCTGTTAAGCGACAATCTGTACTGGTTAGCCGATGCCGACGGGAAATACACGGCACTTAACAAACTTCCTGCTTCGCAACTGAAGATCAGTGCCCGTGCTATAGATAACGGCAATATTGAGGTAGCGCTGACAAATCCGGCAAATGCGCCGGTAGCCTTTTTTAACCGGCTATCGGTAGTGGATCCGGTCACCCATCAAAGGTTGTTGCCGGTGTTCTATGATGATAATTATGTTTCATTACCACCGGCTACTGAGAAAAAGATCCTGATCGATCGCAGCAAGGTGGGTACGGGGCCGGTTCAAATATCCATAAGCGGCTGGAACTTGCCTGAAACATTCATCGCCATTGCTCAAAAGTGACCAATGCATCAAGCCCAATGAAGATACATAAAAGCTATTTTTTACTTACCCTGACCGTGCTGATCGCCTGTTGGCGGCCGTCATTAGGTCAGTCGGTATCTACGAAGTTCCCGCTGGTGCCATACCCGCAAAAGTTGGTGGAGGGTAAGGGAATGTTCACTGGCAACGCACGTACGGTCATCATTTTACCTGCTAACGGTCACTATGCACAAGAGGCCGAATTACTGAATGAACTGCTGCTTAAAAAGTTGAAGATTACAGCAAAAAGTAGTGGAAATACAGATAATTGCATACGATTTATTGAAGATCCCACTATAGTGACGAATGAGGGCTATCAGTTGCAGATCACACCGTCTTTTGTCAACATCAAAGCCAAGAATGGTGCCGGTATCTTCCATGCGATCGAGACCATCAGGCAATTACTCCCGGCAAGTGTAGATGATCGAGCTCAAGTATCTCCGGCACAATGGATCCTGCCCGCAGTGACCATTGACGATGCCCCGGTATATGCCTGGCGTGGGATGCACCTGGATGTGTCGCGGCATTTCTTTTCGATAGCTTATCTTAAAAAGTTCATCGATCTGCTTGCCTTATATAAGTTCAATAAGTTCCACCTGCATTTGACCGATGACCAGGGCTGGCGCATCGAGATCAAAAAGTATCCCAAGCTGACCTCAGAAGGGGCATGGCGAACCTTCAACAACCAGGACTCGGTATACATGAAGAAGGCCGCCGAGAACCCCGACATGGCCATCGACCCCAAACATATTATTAAGAAAGGCGGGAAGACCCTTTACGGTGGCTTTTACACCCAGGCACAGATGAAGGATGTGGTGGCCTACGCCTTAGCCCGTCACATTGATATCATTCCTGAGATAGATATGCCTGGCCACATGATGGCCGCCATTAACTCGTACCCTTTTTTGACCTGCAACGGCGAGAACAAATGGGGTGAGCTTTTTACCAAACCGATATGCCCCTGCAACGAAAGTACTTTTGAATTCGCCCAAAATATCTTTGACGAGATCATGCAGATCTTCCCGTCCGAATATATCCACATCGGAGGCGATGAGGTAGACCGAACCGACTGGGGCCGCTCAGAAGAGTGCAAGGCCTTCATGGAAAAGGAAGGAATAAAAGATCTGGCGGCGTTGCAAAGCTATTTCATTGACCGCATGGAAAAGTACTTTAATTCGAAGGGTCGCAAGCTGATCGGTTGGGACGAGATATTGGAAGGCGGCATCAGTCCCACGGCTTTGGTGATGTACTGGCGCACCTGGGTACCCAAGGCCCCTGTTGAAGCGGCTAAGAACGGTAACCAGGTGATCATGTCGCCAGGTAGCCCATTGTATTTTGATACCCCTCCCGACCGCAACTCGTTAGAGAACGTTTACAACTTCGACCCCATACCAAAAGGACTGAACGCCACCGAGCGTAAGGGGATCATAGGTGCACAGGCTAACTTATGGACCGAGTATGTACCCACCGAGAACCGCGCCGACTATATGTACATGCCACGTATGACGGCTTTGGCCGAGAACCTATGGTCGGCACAACATGATCTGACCTCATACCAGCAACGTTTGCAGGTACATTACAAAAGGCTTGATGGCCTGCATGTAAACTACCGTTTGCCTGATCTGGATGGCTTGGTGGAGCAAAGTGTATTTACGGATAAAGCCGTGTTGCAGGTCAAGCCACCGTTACCGGGTACGGTGATCAGGTATACGCTTGACGGTAGCTTGCCCAAAAGTACCTCACCGGTGCTGAGCAAGCCGATCACCATCACGCGGTCATTATATATCAGGCTGGCAGCTTTCAGGCCTAACGGCGGGCCGGGCGATATTTATAACTTACATTATACCCAACAAGCCATGGCCCAGCCGGCACAAAATAACGGTGTTAAGGCAGGTTTGCATTGCGAATACTATCCCGGAGCCTACAAACGTACCACGTTGCTAGCGCAAGCCAAGCCACAGGCAAGCTTCAACGTAGATAGTTTAGTGGTGCCAAAAGAAGTATCCTCACCAAGTTTTGGGTTGAAGTATCAAGGATATCTGGACATCCCACAGGATGGAATATACAGCTTTTACCTTACCTGCGATGATGGCGGTGTGCTGAAGATCGCCGGTCGCACGGTGGTGGATAACGATGGCTGGCATGGCCCGATCGAAAAGAGCGGACAGGTGGCCGTCAAAAAGGGCCTGCAACCTCTACAACTCGATTTTGTGGAAGGCGGCGGTGGTTACACCCTTAAGCTGCGATACAGTGTCAACGGTTCGGCACCTGCAACGGTACCGGCAAGCTGGTTCAAACAATGATCGGTATGAAGGTACTCAGTATTTCGGCATTACTGGCTATCACGTTGAGCAGCGTGAACGCACAAAAAGCGCCTTCACCTTACGGCCCTGTCCCTAACAAAGCACAACTCAACTGGCACGAGATGGAGATGTACTGCATCATCCATTTTGGGGTTGATACTTATACCGACAAGGAGTGGGGCTTTGGCGATGAGGACCCTAAGTTGGTCTACCCTAAAAAGTTCGACGCCATGCAGATCGTGGGTGCGGCTAAGGCAGGAGGCTTTAAAGGTGTAGTGATAGTGGCCAAACATCATGACGGGCTTTGCCTGTGGCCAACGGCTACCACTGATCATAACATCAGTAAAAGTAACTGGAAGAACGGGCACGGCGATATCATGAAAGAGTATCAACTGGCGTGTGATAAGCTGAATATGCAATTAGGTGCCTACTGTTCGCCATGGGATCGCAACAGTGCCTTGTACGGAACGCCGGCCTATGTGAAGATCTATCGCGATCAGCTGAAAGAACTATACAGCAACTACGGAAAGCTCTTCGTTTCCTGGCATGATGGTGCAAACGGGGGCGATGGTTACTATGGCGGTAGCCGCGGTGTACGCAAGATCGACCGCACTACTTACTATGGCTGGGATACCACTTGGGCCCTTACCCGCAAAATGCAGCCATCGGCCGTCATTTTTGGTGATGTAGGTCCTGATGTGCGCTGGGTAGGTAATGAGGAAGGACACGCCGGCGAGATCTGCTGGGCCACTTATACCCCTTTGGCTCCCAAGGCGGGCGAGCGTCCGGCCAATGGCTACTCCAAATATGAACTGGCTACCGAAGGTACCCGCAATGGTAAGTACTGGATGCCTGCCGAGTGCGATGTGCCGCTAAGACCAGGCTGGTTTTACCACGACAGCCAGAACGACCAGGTCAAAACACCGTATCAACTACTGGATCTGTATTATAAAAGCGTAGGCAGGGGCGCTGCCCTCGACTTAGGTTTAGCGCCTAACCGCGATGGATTGCTGGATCAGCATGATGTGGCCTCACTGAACGAATTTGGTAACATCCTGAAGCGAACCTTCGCCGTGGACATGACCAAGGGGGCCACCATCAAAGCCAGTAACGTAAGGGGCGGGAACCAGGCTGTGTACGGCGCACAAAAGCTGTTGGATCATGATCGCTATTCGTACTGGGCCACCGATGATGGCGTTACAACCCCTGAACTGACACTAACACTGAAAGGTACAAAGAGCTTCAACGTGATCAGGCTGCGCGAGAATATCAAGCTAGGGCAGCGGATCGAAGCTTTTGAGGTACAAGCATGGTTGAACGGTAAGTGGGAGCAGATCGCATCGGCCACCAGCATTGGCAGTAACCGGTCGATCCGTTTGCCTAAGGCTGTGATCACGTCTAAAGTTCGGCTAAAGATCAACAGGTCGCCGGTTTGTATCGCGCTAAGTGAGTTCGGCCTTTATAGGGAGCCTGATCATGTAGAAAAACCTGTCATCGTTCGCGACCGGTCAGGCCAGGTAAAAATAAAGACCCCAACAGAAGGTTCACTGGTACTATACACCACCGATGGCAGTACGCCTACAGCTAACTCAACTGTTTATCACGCACCGTTCGATCTGCCCCAAGGCGGCACGGTAAAAGCGCTGGTGATGATGAAAAAGCTGCAAAGTGAAGTGGCCGTTGCCACGTTCGGCCTTGCCAAAGCAGGTTGGAAAGCGGCCTCTACATCACCTGCATTAGACCAAAGCGACGCTTCAAAAGCCATTGATGACGATGTGCGGACCTTATGGAGTACCATAACCACGACAGATGCTAACCCTTTGCGGGAGGCGCAACTCACCGTTGATATTGGCCACGCATCCACCATAAAAGCCTTTATCTATTTGCCCCGTCAGGACAATAAGATCGATGGTATAGTTGATCGATACAAGATCTGGGTCAGTACTGATGGTGCCAACTGGCAGGAGGTAGCCCAAGGCGAGTTCTCCAACATTCGCGCTAATCCCGTTCAACAGACGGTCACTTTCGATAAACCTGTTAACGCCCGCATTGTGCGCTTTGACGCCTTGCACGTGATCGCGGGCAACGGAGCCACCGCAGCCGAGGTCGGGCTCATCACTCAATAAACACTTTATGCGTATCATCACCTATATATTTATACTTGCTATACTTGCCGTCAAGGTGCAGGCACAGGTGGCACCGGTCACCAACACTTACACCACCGATCAGGGCCTGCCGCGTTTAAATATCGAGCGTAGCATGGTGTTCGTTCCACAAGAAACCTGGCTGTATTCGCACCACCCGTCCATCATTAGCTTTAAAGGCAAGCTGATCGCGTTATGGTCTAACGGCTTGAAGGATGAGGATTCGCCGGGCCAACGGGTAGTGTATGCCGTATCAAAAGATATGAAGCAATGGTCGAAGCCTATGGAACTGGCCTCGCCGTCAAAGTACAATGACACGCTGAACGTGTTGACCGCTGCCGGTATGTACGAGTACAAAGGCACTTTGGTAGCGTATTATGGGGAGTATACCCTGCATCGTACCCAAACCAAGCTTTGGGCAAAGACCACTACCGATGGTGAGCACTGGAGTAAACCGAAAGACCTTAACCTGCCGGTGATCCCCAATCATGGTCCGCAAAAATTAAAAAGTGGGCGTCTGCTGATCTGCGGCAACTTCTCTTATCCGTATTCTGATGATCCCACTGGCTTATCTGGCTGGAAGATGAACAGCTTTTATGATCCGTCGCTGTACACACAGGATAATCCTTCCACCTTTTATGCCCCCGCACAAAAGAATGGCTTCCCGCCGTTGTGTGAGGGCTCGTACTTCCAAACGCCTGACAGCGTTATACACTTATTGATGCGAGTAACGGGCAAAGGTTGGAAAGGAAAGCTTTGGCTGACCCAAAGCAACGATAATGCGCAAACGTGGACCAAGCCCATAGAGACGCAGTTCAGTGATAACGACAGCAAGTTCCATTTTGGGCAACTGCCCGACGGTCGCTTTTATTATGTAGGCATACCAGATACGTTACATCATTATGACCGCAACCCGCTGATCCTGACCATATCGAAAGATGGAAAGGTGTTCGATAAAAGCTATGTGATAGCCAACGAGCTTTACCATTTGCGCACTGAGGGTTTGTGGAAAGGCGGCCAGTATGGCTATCCGCATACCATCATTCATCAGGGATATATGTATGTGATCATTTCTCGCCAAAAGGAGGCCGTGGAAGTGATCCGTTTTAAATTGAACCAATTAGAGCGCTGATGTGCTCGTCATCTATAAAACTATGAAAGAACTGAACATTTCATTCGGCAAGCTCTTGTCAACGGCAACAGTACTATTAGGGATGTTGGCTCCGCAGGCCGGTCATGCGCAGCAGCAAAAGGCAGCAAGCCTGACCAAATATGTCGACCCATTCATCGGTACCGGTTTTCACGGGCACGTGTTCCTGGGCGCTAATGTACCTTTTGGAGCCGTACAGCTTGGACCAAGCAACATCTCGCAGGGGTGGGACTGGTGCTCGGGTTACCACATTTCTGATTCTACCATCGTAGGCTTTCAGCATACCCACTTGAGCGGTACAGGTATAGGCGATCTGGGCGATGTCTCCCTGATGCCTACTACAGGCGTGATCAAGACCATGAAGGGCTCGATCAAGAACATGGAAAGTGGTTATGTATCCAAATTTAGCCATAAGGAAGAGACCGCCCGCCCCGGCTATTATGCCGTAAAGCTGAAACGATACGATGTAGGCGTACGCCTCACTACCACTAAACGGGTAGGGTTTCATGAATACACCTTCCCTAAAACTAATGACGCTCACGTGATCATTGACCTGCAGGAGGGGTTGTGCTGGGACTCGCCGGTGAACACTTACCTGCATCAAGTGAATGATTCCACTATCGCAGGTTACCGTTTCTCCAAAGGTTGGGCACCTGATCAACGAATCTATTTCACGGCCATCTTCTCTAAACCGATCAAGACCTTTGCCGTATATGATACCACCGCTTTAAAGCCCGGTACTTCGTTACAAGGCAGGAAAGTGAAAGGTGTGGCCAGTTTCTTGACCACTGCGGGTGAAAAGGTATTGGTGAAGGTAGGCATATCGCCAGTGAGCGAGGGCAATGCCTTGGGCAACATCAAGGCTGAACTGCCCGGCTGGGGTTTTGACCGTACGGTAGCCGCTGCCGATGCAGCCTGGAACCAGGAGTTGCAAAAGGTAATGGTACGAACGCCTGACGAAAAAAAGAAGAAGATCTTTTACACGGCAATGTATCATACCATGATCGCACCATCGATCTTTAATGATCATAATGGTGATTACTGGGGAACTGATAAGCAAGTACACAACAAAGCAGGTTTTACCAACCTGACCACCTTTTCCTTATGGGATACTTATCGTGCAGCGCACCCTATGTATACTTTGCTGCAGCCCGAAAAGGTGAGTGATATGGTGAACTCCATGCTGGCCATTTACAAGCAACAGGGTAGCTTGCCTATGTGGCATTTGATGGGCAACGAGACCTATTGCATGGTTGGCTATAGCGCCGTGCCGGTGCTGGCCGATGCTATATTGAAAGGCTTTAAAGGCTTTGACGTTAGTGTAGCTTACGAAGCTATGAAAGCAACGGCCATGAGAGATAGCTTGGGCATCAAATTCGTGAAGCAACTGGGCTACATCCCGGCAGATAGT
This window harbors:
- a CDS encoding discoidin domain-containing protein; the encoded protein is MKVLSISALLAITLSSVNAQKAPSPYGPVPNKAQLNWHEMEMYCIIHFGVDTYTDKEWGFGDEDPKLVYPKKFDAMQIVGAAKAGGFKGVVIVAKHHDGLCLWPTATTDHNISKSNWKNGHGDIMKEYQLACDKLNMQLGAYCSPWDRNSALYGTPAYVKIYRDQLKELYSNYGKLFVSWHDGANGGDGYYGGSRGVRKIDRTTYYGWDTTWALTRKMQPSAVIFGDVGPDVRWVGNEEGHAGEICWATYTPLAPKAGERPANGYSKYELATEGTRNGKYWMPAECDVPLRPGWFYHDSQNDQVKTPYQLLDLYYKSVGRGAALDLGLAPNRDGLLDQHDVASLNEFGNILKRTFAVDMTKGATIKASNVRGGNQAVYGAQKLLDHDRYSYWATDDGVTTPELTLTLKGTKSFNVIRLRENIKLGQRIEAFEVQAWLNGKWEQIASATSIGSNRSIRLPKAVITSKVRLKINRSPVCIALSEFGLYREPDHVEKPVIVRDRSGQVKIKTPTEGSLVLYTTDGSTPTANSTVYHAPFDLPQGGTVKALVMMKKLQSEVAVATFGLAKAGWKAASTSPALDQSDASKAIDDDVRTLWSTITTTDANPLREAQLTVDIGHASTIKAFIYLPRQDNKIDGIVDRYKIWVSTDGANWQEVAQGEFSNIRANPVQQTVTFDKPVNARIVRFDALHVIAGNGATAAEVGLITQ
- a CDS encoding exo-alpha-sialidase, encoding MRIITYIFILAILAVKVQAQVAPVTNTYTTDQGLPRLNIERSMVFVPQETWLYSHHPSIISFKGKLIALWSNGLKDEDSPGQRVVYAVSKDMKQWSKPMELASPSKYNDTLNVLTAAGMYEYKGTLVAYYGEYTLHRTQTKLWAKTTTDGEHWSKPKDLNLPVIPNHGPQKLKSGRLLICGNFSYPYSDDPTGLSGWKMNSFYDPSLYTQDNPSTFYAPAQKNGFPPLCEGSYFQTPDSVIHLLMRVTGKGWKGKLWLTQSNDNAQTWTKPIETQFSDNDSKFHFGQLPDGRFYYVGIPDTLHHYDRNPLILTISKDGKVFDKSYVIANELYHLRTEGLWKGGQYGYPHTIIHQGYMYVIISRQKEAVEVIRFKLNQLER
- a CDS encoding family 20 glycosylhydrolase translates to MKIHKSYFLLTLTVLIACWRPSLGQSVSTKFPLVPYPQKLVEGKGMFTGNARTVIILPANGHYAQEAELLNELLLKKLKITAKSSGNTDNCIRFIEDPTIVTNEGYQLQITPSFVNIKAKNGAGIFHAIETIRQLLPASVDDRAQVSPAQWILPAVTIDDAPVYAWRGMHLDVSRHFFSIAYLKKFIDLLALYKFNKFHLHLTDDQGWRIEIKKYPKLTSEGAWRTFNNQDSVYMKKAAENPDMAIDPKHIIKKGGKTLYGGFYTQAQMKDVVAYALARHIDIIPEIDMPGHMMAAINSYPFLTCNGENKWGELFTKPICPCNESTFEFAQNIFDEIMQIFPSEYIHIGGDEVDRTDWGRSEECKAFMEKEGIKDLAALQSYFIDRMEKYFNSKGRKLIGWDEILEGGISPTALVMYWRTWVPKAPVEAAKNGNQVIMSPGSPLYFDTPPDRNSLENVYNFDPIPKGLNATERKGIIGAQANLWTEYVPTENRADYMYMPRMTALAENLWSAQHDLTSYQQRLQVHYKRLDGLHVNYRLPDLDGLVEQSVFTDKAVLQVKPPLPGTVIRYTLDGSLPKSTSPVLSKPITITRSLYIRLAAFRPNGGPGDIYNLHYTQQAMAQPAQNNGVKAGLHCEYYPGAYKRTTLLAQAKPQASFNVDSLVVPKEVSSPSFGLKYQGYLDIPQDGIYSFYLTCDDGGVLKIAGRTVVDNDGWHGPIEKSGQVAVKKGLQPLQLDFVEGGGGYTLKLRYSVNGSAPATVPASWFKQ